AATAATTGTGTTATGTTTTGCCTGTCCTTATTGCTATACTTCAGCAGGAAAATACGGTTGTTGAATTTTCCATGATGCACAATAGAGTGGCTAATTTTTTCTATACGATCCATTTTATTCTTCTCTTCTGTTATGTCGTTCATTATTTTCAGGGATTAATGAAATTGACTTGTCTGAATCAGACAAAAGTTTTTCGATTCCTAACGATTTCATTTCATCGCTTTCCTGAAGGTTAAGTTCCAGATTACAGTTCTTGCAATCACGATCACAAAATTTGTTCTCGTAATGATCTGGTTCTTTATAAGTTGTGATGACTCCTTCGTAATTGCGAAGAACTACTTTATCGGTCGACCACGATATGATATAATTCGGCATAACCGGAATTTTACCTCCTCCTCCAGGAGCATCAATTACATATGTCGGAACTGAGAAGCCACTAGTGTGTCCAATCAAACTTTCCATGATTTCGATCCCTTTCCCAACCGGTGTACGGAAATGCGACAATCCTTCAGATAAATCACATTGGTACAAATAATAGGGGCGTACCCTGTTTTGCACAAGTTTATGAACCAGGTTTTTCATTATCCGCGGGCAATCATTTACATTTGCAAGCAACACAGTTTGATTACCAACAGGAAATCCTCCATCAGCAAGCTTTCTGACTGCTTCTTTTGCCGAACTTGTCATCTCTCTCGGATGGTTAAAATGGGTATTGACCCACACTGGCTGATATTTTTTCAAAATATTGACCAAGTTATCCGTAATTCGGTATGGAAGAACAACTGGCATTCTAGTTCCTATACGAACAACCTCAACATGTGGAATGGCTGATAGTTCACTTAAAAGCCAGTCAATTTTACTATCGGGAAGCATAAATGGATCACCACCAGATAGTAATACGTCGCGAACTTGTGGTGTTTTTTTGATATATTCAATTCCTTTTTGTAGCTGTTCTTTTGAAGGAACAAAATCGACGTCACCCACCTTACGTTTTCGGGTACAATGCCGGCAATACATCGCACAAACATTACTTACGTGAAATAATACACGGTCCGGATAGCGGTGTGTAATTCCTAGTTCAGGACTGTCTCTATCTTCTGACAAAGGGTCTGCAAGATCGGTATTTAGAACATTCAGTTCGTTAGCATTTGCGAATGATTGGATGAATACAGGATCATTCTTGTAGTTCTCTTGTGAAATTAACGATGCGTAGTAAGGGGTGATGGACAAAGGAAATTTATCCAGTGTTTTTTCAAGTTTTCCTTTTTCTTCTTCGCTGAAGTTAATTCCGGTCAATTTTTCGAATTGTTCAATTGTACTAATTGAATGCTTCAGTTGCCACTTCCAGTCTTTCCAGTTCGAAATGGTAGATTGGTTGTTAATCTTGGATGCAATTGCTTGCTGAATGCCATTAAAGATCTCCATAATAAAGTCTGTTTGTTTCTATACAAACAAAAATACAATATTTAGGCTTTGTTGACAAGATATGTAACTATCTTCATTTGTCTAATTGATAGATTGTTTGTATTTATTGGTTTGAAATATAGTGTCTTGCATTTCTTATTTAGAATGATGCTAAAGAGAGAGAAGACTTAAATATCAGTTAAAGTTATCAGAGTGTACTTTTGTGCGCTTATATGCGTACAGGTTGTGTTGCGTAGAAACGAAGATTAGTTTTTTCCCGGTTTGTTTGGGTTAATTGGTTCTTCAATTGTGATCATTGGTGAAGCTTCAACATTCTCAATGTCAAGAAGACTGACCAAAGTTTGTAGGTTGTCTTGTATATTTTGTAGTTCGATGTTTGGCAATGTAGTTAGTTTGGATGTTAGGCGGTCGTGCATTAGCGGCGGAATTCTTTTTAATAGGTCTGCACCTTTTGAAGATAAAGCGATATTAACAACCCTTCGGTCTCCTTGCTTTGGAAGCCTGGCTAAATAGCCTTTGCTCTCAAGCCGATCAATAATCCCACTTGTCGTGCTGGAATTTAAATTCAGGAACTTACGAATTTCACCCTGCGTTGATTGGTAATTTTTTGAAGCGTGCAAATAACTGAGACATAGTATTTGAGGGATACTGACGCCATACTCTTTTTGGATTTTTTTCGATTCCAGATTGATTGACCGTACGATTTTACGAATCGTGATTAAGATTTCTGTGGGATCCATTCTTTATTGTTTCAACAGGAAACAAAAATAACCCAGATTCATATCTTTTCAAAGAAAAAAATAACTTCTACTAAGTTTTAACTAACTGGAGAAGTAATATTATTACGTTTTACGCAAACGTAATAAGTTGTGCTCCACTGTTTTTCATTTCTTTCCAAGCTTTTTCTTCATCGCCTGCTTGCGCTTGTACTCCTGCAACTGCGTTTTTTACAACTACGGTTTCATACCCAAGCTCCAGGGCATTTAAAACGGTTTTCTTTACACAATATTCTGTTGTTAAGCCACAAATGAATAATTCACTAACCCGATTTTCTTTAAGATAACTATCTAAATTGAGCTTGGTTGCTTCAAAGGCGGAATAACCATCATCACTATTCGTGGTTCCCTTCTGTACGATTTTTCCAATATTTGATTGATCCAGGCGTTCCGGAAAATCAGCTCCTTTGGTTTCTGCGACACAATGCACCGGCCATTCATTAAAATGAACGGTGTCTTTGGGATGCCAATCCCTCGATGCGATCACCAGTGAAAACTGGTTCATCAATTGATTAATGACTGGTATAATTTGATTTCCTTGAGGAGCTGGCAGAGCTCCGCCTGGAAGAAAGTCATTCTGGAGATCGACGATTAGTAGTGCTTTCATATTTCAATTTCTTTTGATTTTCTAAAAAGGATCTTTTTTCAGGTATTTTCGCGCAAGCTCATTTCTTATCGACAATAGTTGTTCGCTGATTCCAACTTTATAAATATGCGGGTTTAAAAATCGTTTATGTTCATCTGGAAGTTGCTTTAAGCGGGATTGTGTATACAGAGCTAATTCTGAAGGCTTTTGAAGTGGTATTATTGTTTGGCCTTCTTTCATTGCTCGATGTACAAGTGACTCCTTTCTACACGAATTTATTTGTTTTTGTTTTTCAGGCTGAGTGATGTGGTAAATTTTTTCATACTCAACTTCCGGTTCCAGCGAAATACCATCGGCACAGAACTGATTGTCGTCATCAATA
The DNA window shown above is from uncultured Sunxiuqinia sp. and carries:
- the ablA gene encoding lysine 2,3-aminomutase translates to MEIFNGIQQAIASKINNQSTISNWKDWKWQLKHSISTIEQFEKLTGINFSEEEKGKLEKTLDKFPLSITPYYASLISQENYKNDPVFIQSFANANELNVLNTDLADPLSEDRDSPELGITHRYPDRVLFHVSNVCAMYCRHCTRKRKVGDVDFVPSKEQLQKGIEYIKKTPQVRDVLLSGGDPFMLPDSKIDWLLSELSAIPHVEVVRIGTRMPVVLPYRITDNLVNILKKYQPVWVNTHFNHPREMTSSAKEAVRKLADGGFPVGNQTVLLANVNDCPRIMKNLVHKLVQNRVRPYYLYQCDLSEGLSHFRTPVGKGIEIMESLIGHTSGFSVPTYVIDAPGGGGKIPVMPNYIISWSTDKVVLRNYEGVITTYKEPDHYENKFCDRDCKNCNLELNLQESDEMKSLGIEKLLSDSDKSISLIPENNERHNRREE
- a CDS encoding MarR family transcriptional regulator; the protein is MDPTEILITIRKIVRSINLESKKIQKEYGVSIPQILCLSYLHASKNYQSTQGEIRKFLNLNSSTTSGIIDRLESKGYLARLPKQGDRRVVNIALSSKGADLLKRIPPLMHDRLTSKLTTLPNIELQNIQDNLQTLVSLLDIENVEASPMITIEEPINPNKPGKN
- a CDS encoding isochorismatase family protein; amino-acid sequence: MKALLIVDLQNDFLPGGALPAPQGNQIIPVINQLMNQFSLVIASRDWHPKDTVHFNEWPVHCVAETKGADFPERLDQSNIGKIVQKGTTNSDDGYSAFEATKLNLDSYLKENRVSELFICGLTTEYCVKKTVLNALELGYETVVVKNAVAGVQAQAGDEEKAWKEMKNSGAQLITFA